The genomic region GATCACGTTTCCGGTGGAATTCGCGATCTCCCCGCAGTCTCGGTGGAGAAGTGAGGCTTAGCCCTCGATGAAGTCCTCGAGCTGCGCGCGCGCGATGTCGTCGGGCAGCTGCTTCGGGGGGCTCTTCATGAGGTAGGCCGATGCGGCTTCGACGGGTCCGCCGATGCCACGGTCGAGGGCGATCTTCGCGGCGCGAACCGCGTCGATGATGACGCCTGCCGAGTTCGGCGAGTCCCAGACCTCGAGCTTGTACTCCAGGTTCAGCGGCACATCACCGAACGCACGACCCTCCAGCCGCACGTAGGCCCACTTGCGGTCGTCGAGCCAGCCGACGTGATCGGACGGGCCGATGTGGACGTCCTTGGCGTTGAATTCCTTGTGCAGGTTGGAGGTGACGGCCTGGGTCTTGGAGATCTTCTTGGACTCCAGGCGCGAGCGCTCCAGCATGTTGAGGAAGTCCATGTTGCCGCCGACGTTGAGCTGCATCGTGCGGTCGAGCTGCACGCCGCGGTCCTCGAACAGCTTGGCCATCACGCGGTGGGTGATGGTGGCACCGACCTGGCTCTTGATGTCGTCGCCGACGATCGGCACACCGGCGTCGGTGAACTTCTTGGCCCACACGGGGTCGCTGGCGATGAAGACAGGCAGCGCGTTGACGAAGGCCACGCCGGCGTCGATCGCGCACTGCGCGTAGAACTTGTCGGCCTCTTCCGAGCCGACGGGAAGGTAGGACACCATGACGTCGACGTTGGCGTCCTTGAGCGCCTTGACGACGTCGACCGCCTCGGTGTCAGAGACCTCGATGGTCTCGGCGTAGTACTTGCCGATGCCGTCGAGGGTGGGTCCGCGCTGCACCGTCACATTGGTGGGCGGCACGTCGGCGATCTTGATGGTGTTGTTCTCGGAGGCGAAGATCGCCTCGGACAGGTCGAAGCCGACCTTCTTGGCGTCCACGTCGAACGCGGCGACGAACTTCACGTCGCGGACGTGGTAGCGGCCGAGCTTGACGTGCATGAGGCCCGGAACAGTGCTGTTCTCGTCGGCGTCGTAGTAGTACTGCACACCCTGCACCAGGGAGGATGCACAGTTGCCGACGCCGACGATGGCGACCCGGACTTCGTTCGACGGGGTCTCGGACATGGGACTGTCTCCTTCTCCTGCTGGATATGGGGGTACGGGTAGTTAGGGCTGTTGCTCGGCGCGTCCCTGCGCTCCGCGTTCAGCCGCGATCAATTCGTTGAGCCACTTCACTTCACGTTCGCTCGACTCCAACCCCAGCTGGTGCAGCTGGCGTGTGTAGCGGTCGAGCGAGTTGCTGGCGCGCGCGATTGCCTCGCGCAGGCCCTCGCGACGTTCCTCCACCTGACGCCGGCGGCCCTCCAGGATTCGCATCCTGGCCTCGGCGGGGGTGCGGTTGAAGAACGCCAGGTGCACACCGAATCCGTCGTCGGTGTAGTTCTGAGGTCCGGTGTCGGCGACGAGTTCGGCGAACCGCTGCTTGCCGGCATCGGACAGTTGGTAGACGCGCCGCGCCCGCCGCACCTTGACCGCGCCCTCGGGTGCGGCATCCTCGACGATCAGGCCGTCGGCCTGCATGCGGCGCAGTGCTGGGTAGAGCGAACCGTAGGAGAACGCGCGAAACGCTCCCAGCAGGCCGGTCAGGCGTTTCCGCAGCTCGTAGCCGTGCATGGGCGATTCGAGCAGAAGTCCCAGAATGGCGAGTTCAAGCACCGAACCACCCCCTTTGCTCCGTCGCTACGACGATCCAACACGTCGGCCAATTGTATCGCGCCGATATATACGCCGCTACATCAGCTCGATGCAGCAGGGGACGCCGGAGGTGATTACGGGCTGGGGTAGTTGACGTTCTTGGTGGTGCCGTCGCCGTTCAGGACGATGTAACCGCTGTTCCCGAACTTCGGGCTCACATAGATGCTGATCTCGATACTTCCCGGCGGAGCGGTCATATCCTCGTTCGCCTCGATGTCGATGTAGATGGTCTCGACCTCGTCGGCCTTGATGCCCAGGGTCTCTGGGGCACCTCTGACCACGCCAACCAGCATGGGGATATCGAACTGCGCGAGATCGACGACGCGGTCATGGGAACTCATGCTGGTCTCGGACGGATCGCCCCAGCCGCCGCGGTAGGTGTAGCGAAGCGCGCGGCGCGGCTCGGTGGGGTCGGTGCGCTCCAGCGACGCGTAGTCGCTGTAGATCGTGAGCCCGTAGCCCGTGGTGTCGCCGAACTTCGACCGCATCTGCTCGATCAGCCCGGTCAGACCGCCCAGTGAGTGCAGCTGCCTGGGCGGCGTGAGGACCTTCGCGGGAATGCCGTCGGCCTTCGCGCCGGGGTCGCTGGTGAAGCTCAGCGGCGAGCTGGTATTGCCGTACAGACCCCAGCCGACCGCGATGCCGAGCACCACCAGCACGGCGGCGGCCGCGGCGCGCAGGCCCCAGCCGTTGCCCGCCGATGCGGGGCCGGCCGTGAAGCGCGACGGCTTCTTCAGGTCGGGCAGCTGAACCGGCGCATTGTCGTTCTGCAGGTCGCTGACCAGCGCCTGCAGATCACCCAGCGTCGGTGCGGTGGTCGCCGACGCGACCCTGCTGCGGTGCTCCTCCATCGACAGCTGGCCGTCGGCCAGCGCGCTGTCGAGGATCTGGCACGTGTCGTTGCGGTCGGAATCCTTCGCCCGCGTTCCTGTGCTCTGCCGGGTTGCCACGCAACGATGTTAGAAGTCGGGTGCCCATCACCGCTGACCACATGGCAAATGTCCGCGCGCCATGACGTGGTCGCGCCCCTACCGGATGTGTGCCGACGTACTCTGGTGAACGTGCGATTGCAGCGACAGGTGGTGGACTACGCGCTCCGGCGCCGGTCCCTGCTGGCTGAGGTGTATTCGGGGCGCACCGGCGTCTCGGAGGTCTGTGACGCCAATCCCTACTTGGTGCGTGCCGCGAAGTACCACGGCAGGCAGAGTTCGGTGACGTGTCCGATCTGCCGCAAGGAACAGCTCACGCTGGTGTCCTGGGTGTTCGGCGATCACCTCGGCGCCGTATCCGGGTCGGCTCGCAACACCGAGGAACTGGTGATGCTGGCCGCGCGGTTTGACGAGTTCGCGGTCCACGTCGTGGAGGTATGTCGTACGTGCAGTTGGAACCATCTAGTGAAGTCCTACGTGCTGGGCGCACCGCGCCCGCCGAAGGTCAAGGGCGCACGCGGCACTCGAACGGCGCGCTCCGGAGCGCGCACGGCCAGTGAATAGAGAAGGGCGCCACAACAGGTCAGCCGATGACGTCCCCAAGGGGGCCTCGGCTGAGGGTGCCGGCGCTCCTCCTCCGCGACGTCCTGACTCTCCGCAGCGTCACGCCGACCGCCCCACAGGTGCGCCCGGCTCCGGCTCGATGAGCCCGTCGGGACCGTCGATGCGGCCCAGTCCCACGGGACCAGCCGGACCGCCGCGTCGTCCGTCGCCGCCCGACGACCGCCGCACCATGGTGTTGCCGCCCGTGCCCGCAGGACCGGACCCGCGTCTGCGCGATCCGATCGACATCGTCAAGGCCGCGCTGGACGGCACACCGCCGCCCAAGCCGCCGCCACCGGGACCGCCGCCCGGCGGTGGCCCGGGTGGGCGCGGTGGACCGGGGGGCAAGCGCCCGGGTCCCCGCCCTCAGATCAACTGGAAGTGGGTCCGGCGCGGTCTCGTCGTGGCGACCGTGATGGCGGTTCTGCTGCCGATCGTGACGTTCGCGATGGCGTACATGATCGTCGAGGTGCCCAAGCCCGGCGATATCCGCACCGCGCAGGTGTCGACCATTCTGGCCAGCGACGGCAGCGAGATCGCGAAGATCGTTCCGCCGGAGGGCAACCGGGTCGATGTCGACATCGACCAGATACCGGTGCACGTCCGCGATGCCGCGATGGCCGCCGAGGACCGCGACTTCTACTCCAACCCGGGGTTCTCGTTCACCGGGTTCCTGCGCGCCTTCAAGAACAACATCTTCGGTGGCGACCTGCAGGGCGGCTCGACCATCACCCAGCAGTACGTGAAGAACGCGTTGGTCGGTGATGCGCGATCCGGCGTGGGTGGGCTGATCCGCAAGGCCAAGGAACTCGTCATCTCCACCAAGATGTCGAGTGAGTGGTCCAAGGACGCGGTGCTGCAGTCCTACCTCAACATCATCTACTTCGGCCGCGGCTCCTACGGCATCGCCGCCGCATCCAAGGCCTACTTCGACAAGCCCGTCGAACAGCTCACCGTCGCCGAGGGGGCGCTGCTCGCCGCGCTCATCCAGCGGCCGTCGACGCTGGATCCTGCCGTCGACCCCGAGGGTGCCGCCGAGCGGTGGAACTGGGTGCTCGACGGCATGGTCGAGATGGGCGCGTTGTCACCGGCCGACCGTGCCGCGCAGGTGTTCCCGGCCACGGTCCCACCGGATCAGGCCAGCCAGCAGAACCAGACCACCGGACCCAACGGGCTGATCGAGCGCCAGGTCACCAAGGAGCTGCTCGACCTCTTCGACATCGACGAGCAGACCCTGAACACCGAGGGCCTGCAGGTCACCACGACGATCAACCCCCAGGCGCAGAAGGCTGCCGAGGAGGCCGTCACCGACGCCCTCGACGGCCAGGAGCCCGACATGCGGTCGGCGGTCGTCTCGATCAACCCGAAGAACGGCGGTGTGGAGGCCTACTACGGCGGCTCGGACGCCAACGGCTTCGACTTCGCCCAGGCCGGGCTGCCGACTGGATCGTCGTTCAAGGTGTTCGCGCTCGTGGCGGCGCTGCAGCAGGGCATCGGGCTGGGCTATCAGATCGACAGCTCACCGGTCGAGGTGAACGGCATCAAGATCTCCAATGTCGAGGGCGGCAGCTGCGGCACCTGCTCCATCGCCGAGGCGTTGAAGCGATCGCTGAACACCAGCTACTACCGGTTGATGCTCAAACTCGAGAACGGCCCGCAGGACGTCGCCGACGCGGCACACGCGGCGGGTATCGCCGAGAGCTTCCCCGGTGTGGAGCACACCTTGAGCGAGGACGGCCAGGGCGGCCCGCCCAACAACGGCATCGTGTTGGGCCAGTACCAGTCCCGGGTCCTCGACATGGCCTCGGCCTACGCCACGCTCGCGAACTCCGGTGTCTACCATCGGCCGCACTTCGTGCAGAAGGTCGTCAACGCCAAGGGCGATGTGCTCTTCGATGCCGGCGAACAGGCCAGCGAGGGCGAGCAGCGCATCGACAAGGCGGTGGCCGACAACGTCACCGCCGCCATGGCGCCGATCGCGGGTTACTCCAACGGGCACAACCTCGCCGGCGGGCGCGTCTCCGCCGCCAAGACCGGCACCAACCAGCTCGGTGACACCGGCGCCAACCGCGACGCCTGGATGGTCGGCTACACGCCGTCGCTGTCGACCGCGGTCTGGGTGGGTACCACCGACGGGACCAAGCCGCTCGTGACGTCATACGGCAGCCCGGTGTACGGGTCGGGACTGCCGTCCGACATCTGGAAGGAGACCATGGACGGCGCGCTCGACGGCACCGACAAGGAGACCTTCCCGAAGCCCACCGAGATCGGCGGCTATGCGGGCCCACCGGCGCCCGTCGCCCCGCCGAGCGCGCCACCGCCGAACGTGCCGCCACCGCCACCGTCGGAGACCGTCATCCAGCCGACGCTGGAGATCGCCCCGGGCATCACGATCCCGTTCGGGCCGCCGACCACGGTGACCATGCCGCCACCGCCACCGCCTGGCGATCCGAATCTGCCCCCGGTGCCTGGTGATCCGGCCGCTGTCACCCCGACTGCGACAGCCCCCCCGCCGCCACCGTGACCGGCGCTGAGCCGGATCGGTCGACGGACTCGCCGGAGCCGCCGGCGGATACCGTATCGCCAGGCGGGACCGTATCGCCCGCTCCGCTGGCCGGGGCCGTATCGCCCGCTCCGCTGGCCGACGACCTGCGGAGCGCGGATGACCGCGATCTGCCCAGCCGCAACGACGTCACGGTCCGGGCACTGTCGGGACTTGTCGGAGGTCCGGTCGGCAAGCACGCGCTGATCGGCCGCACTCGCTTCCTCACTCCGCTGCGGGT from Mycolicibacterium sp. YH-1 harbors:
- a CDS encoding DUF5318 family protein — encoded protein: MRLQRQVVDYALRRRSLLAEVYSGRTGVSEVCDANPYLVRAAKYHGRQSSVTCPICRKEQLTLVSWVFGDHLGAVSGSARNTEELVMLAARFDEFAVHVVEVCRTCSWNHLVKSYVLGAPRPPKVKGARGTRTARSGARTASE
- a CDS encoding PadR family transcriptional regulator, which gives rise to MLELAILGLLLESPMHGYELRKRLTGLLGAFRAFSYGSLYPALRRMQADGLIVEDAAPEGAVKVRRARRVYQLSDAGKQRFAELVADTGPQNYTDDGFGVHLAFFNRTPAEARMRILEGRRRQVEERREGLREAIARASNSLDRYTRQLHQLGLESSEREVKWLNELIAAERGAQGRAEQQP
- a CDS encoding transglycosylase domain-containing protein — protein: MRPSPTGPAGPPRRPSPPDDRRTMVLPPVPAGPDPRLRDPIDIVKAALDGTPPPKPPPPGPPPGGGPGGRGGPGGKRPGPRPQINWKWVRRGLVVATVMAVLLPIVTFAMAYMIVEVPKPGDIRTAQVSTILASDGSEIAKIVPPEGNRVDVDIDQIPVHVRDAAMAAEDRDFYSNPGFSFTGFLRAFKNNIFGGDLQGGSTITQQYVKNALVGDARSGVGGLIRKAKELVISTKMSSEWSKDAVLQSYLNIIYFGRGSYGIAAASKAYFDKPVEQLTVAEGALLAALIQRPSTLDPAVDPEGAAERWNWVLDGMVEMGALSPADRAAQVFPATVPPDQASQQNQTTGPNGLIERQVTKELLDLFDIDEQTLNTEGLQVTTTINPQAQKAAEEAVTDALDGQEPDMRSAVVSINPKNGGVEAYYGGSDANGFDFAQAGLPTGSSFKVFALVAALQQGIGLGYQIDSSPVEVNGIKISNVEGGSCGTCSIAEALKRSLNTSYYRLMLKLENGPQDVADAAHAAGIAESFPGVEHTLSEDGQGGPPNNGIVLGQYQSRVLDMASAYATLANSGVYHRPHFVQKVVNAKGDVLFDAGEQASEGEQRIDKAVADNVTAAMAPIAGYSNGHNLAGGRVSAAKTGTNQLGDTGANRDAWMVGYTPSLSTAVWVGTTDGTKPLVTSYGSPVYGSGLPSDIWKETMDGALDGTDKETFPKPTEIGGYAGPPAPVAPPSAPPPNVPPPPPSETVIQPTLEIAPGITIPFGPPTTVTMPPPPPPGDPNLPPVPGDPAAVTPTATAPPPPP
- a CDS encoding DUF1707 domain-containing protein, translated to MATRQSTGTRAKDSDRNDTCQILDSALADGQLSMEEHRSRVASATTAPTLGDLQALVSDLQNDNAPVQLPDLKKPSRFTAGPASAGNGWGLRAAAAAVLVVLGIAVGWGLYGNTSSPLSFTSDPGAKADGIPAKVLTPPRQLHSLGGLTGLIEQMRSKFGDTTGYGLTIYSDYASLERTDPTEPRRALRYTYRGGWGDPSETSMSSHDRVVDLAQFDIPMLVGVVRGAPETLGIKADEVETIYIDIEANEDMTAPPGSIEISIYVSPKFGNSGYIVLNGDGTTKNVNYPSP
- a CDS encoding inositol-3-phosphate synthase, whose product is MSETPSNEVRVAIVGVGNCASSLVQGVQYYYDADENSTVPGLMHVKLGRYHVRDVKFVAAFDVDAKKVGFDLSEAIFASENNTIKIADVPPTNVTVQRGPTLDGIGKYYAETIEVSDTEAVDVVKALKDANVDVMVSYLPVGSEEADKFYAQCAIDAGVAFVNALPVFIASDPVWAKKFTDAGVPIVGDDIKSQVGATITHRVMAKLFEDRGVQLDRTMQLNVGGNMDFLNMLERSRLESKKISKTQAVTSNLHKEFNAKDVHIGPSDHVGWLDDRKWAYVRLEGRAFGDVPLNLEYKLEVWDSPNSAGVIIDAVRAAKIALDRGIGGPVEAASAYLMKSPPKQLPDDIARAQLEDFIEG